Proteins encoded within one genomic window of Methanothrix harundinacea 6Ac:
- the mobA gene encoding molybdenum cofactor guanylyltransferase: MGALRSCVILAGGAGRRIGSEKAFLEPFGRTMIEATVEVVEEVAADLVVVARDFDQLSRLRGLVPGARLASDPVQGFGPVAGLAAGMEAAAGDYALAVGCDLPFLNPRVLELLFDLAEGHDAAVPEGKSGFLEPLHAVYRAGPMARACREALAAGERRIRAPLEGLAVRTVPLNLLRPLDPELLSLFNLNTDEDLIEARRIEEVRGGAGGRGIRRTRQERRSLSRLESL, translated from the coding sequence ATGGGAGCTCTGCGGTCTTGCGTGATCCTCGCCGGGGGCGCCGGAAGGAGGATCGGCTCGGAGAAGGCGTTCCTCGAGCCCTTCGGCCGAACGATGATCGAGGCGACGGTGGAGGTGGTCGAGGAGGTGGCGGCCGATCTGGTGGTGGTGGCCAGGGACTTTGATCAGCTCTCGAGGCTCCGGGGGCTCGTCCCCGGGGCGAGGCTCGCCTCCGACCCCGTCCAGGGCTTCGGCCCCGTGGCGGGGCTCGCCGCCGGGATGGAGGCGGCAGCAGGCGATTACGCCCTCGCCGTCGGCTGCGACCTCCCCTTTCTGAACCCCCGGGTTCTGGAGCTCTTATTCGACCTCGCCGAGGGGCACGACGCCGCGGTCCCGGAGGGAAAAAGCGGCTTCCTGGAGCCGCTCCACGCCGTCTACAGGGCCGGCCCCATGGCGCGGGCCTGCCGGGAGGCTCTGGCCGCGGGGGAGCGGAGGATCCGGGCCCCCCTGGAGGGGCTAGCGGTCCGGACCGTCCCCCTGAATCTCCTCCGCCCCCTCGACCCCGAGCTCTTGAGCCTCTTCAACCTCAACACCGACGAGGACCTCATCGAGGCCCGCCGGATCGAGGAGGTCAGAGGTGGCGCCGGAGGACGAGGTATACGACGTACACGACAAGAGCGAAGATCGCTATCCCGGCTAGAAAGCCTATGA
- a CDS encoding TrlF family AAA-like ATPase has protein sequence MSIRMNDPRGSLWRKWDLHVHTPESLVQGYGANNDETWERFLTELESLPPEYKVIGINDYIFIDGYKRVIKAKSDGRLKNIDLILPVIELRLDKFGGTDSNLSKINFHIIFSNEVNPDIIHEQFLNAIKPGYRLSPQYEDIQQEWSGLVTKNSLEDLGRLIIESVPHEKRSQYSPPLTEGFNNLNFSYDKILDALKSPYFKDRYLTAVGKTEWADIKWNDHSIAEKKTIINDSNLVFISSETIEAFDKAKRNLTTSKVNDRLLDCSDAHYFNDALSKDRIGKCFTWIKADTTFEGLMHVLSEWERRVYIGDIPNKLNLVKNHRTKYIKGIKINKKANSRLDEIWFENCQLSFNFELVAIIGNKGMGKSALTDMLALLGNTSSKDFSFLNKQKFRDPKNNKSLDFEAQIIWESGEESLARCLAEDVPEHEVELVKYIPQKFFEMITNENAIEEGSKFDKELKKVIFSHVDEPNKLGCASLDELIEYRTEEIKDVINSMRSELKDINEKIIKLEYLTSEDHKQDLGKQLETKKQELSVHDSSRPTEIDKPIVSPSIEEAFKDLRSEIETLTSNITEAKSQLNRSVKILASISKIKGKIENLRRMYDNFVIESSEEFDKIGVKMESIARLDINESLIQQYEREYSNKQSQSEELIDRLENNKKVSEEKLYSLQSTLDEANRSYQHYLDEITNWDQLREVIIGSPDQHESIEYYKNALNESSTTLVDDLSKAKLERNSKVEAIFLEIKKLVNIYIDLYKPVQDFIDNHELIDRYQLNFNVSIIQQGFIDAFLSHINQSAKGTFHGTQDGRDKLKEIIDKYDFNSISNVMQFIAEIQESIEIDKRDSINRVKIESQLRKSFKKQDLYEFLYSLKYLEPRYILQLGGKELLQLSPGERGVLLLIFYLLVDKDDCPLIIDQPEDNLDNQSVYELIAPCISEARLRRQVFIITHNPNLAVVCDAEQVIAASINKLDKERVEYVSGAIENPSINKKIIDILEGTKPAFKKRESKYF, from the coding sequence GTGAGCATAAGAATGAATGATCCACGGGGATCTTTATGGCGAAAATGGGATTTGCATGTCCATACCCCAGAATCATTAGTTCAAGGATATGGGGCAAATAATGACGAGACCTGGGAAAGATTCTTAACGGAGCTTGAAAGCCTCCCCCCTGAGTATAAGGTCATTGGAATAAATGATTACATCTTTATAGATGGATACAAGCGAGTTATTAAGGCTAAATCAGATGGCAGACTAAAAAACATAGATTTAATTCTACCAGTAATAGAGCTTAGATTGGATAAATTTGGAGGTACTGATAGTAACTTAAGTAAAATTAATTTCCATATAATATTCTCTAACGAGGTTAATCCTGACATAATTCATGAACAATTTTTAAATGCAATAAAACCAGGGTATCGTCTATCCCCCCAATATGAAGACATACAACAAGAATGGAGCGGACTCGTAACAAAAAATAGCTTAGAAGATTTAGGCAGATTAATAATTGAAAGTGTCCCACATGAGAAACGATCACAATACAGCCCTCCTCTGACGGAGGGATTTAATAATTTAAATTTTTCATATGATAAAATCCTAGATGCACTTAAATCTCCATATTTTAAAGACAGATATCTTACTGCGGTAGGTAAAACAGAATGGGCAGATATCAAATGGAATGACCATTCTATTGCAGAAAAAAAGACGATAATAAACGACTCCAATTTAGTGTTTATCTCTTCGGAGACTATTGAAGCATTTGATAAAGCTAAGCGCAATCTAACAACTTCAAAGGTAAACGATAGATTGCTTGATTGCAGTGATGCTCACTATTTCAATGACGCCTTGAGTAAAGACCGTATAGGAAAATGTTTTACCTGGATAAAAGCAGACACAACATTCGAAGGTTTAATGCATGTGCTCAGTGAATGGGAACGCAGGGTTTACATAGGCGATATTCCTAATAAATTAAATCTAGTCAAGAATCATAGAACAAAGTATATAAAGGGCATAAAAATAAACAAAAAAGCTAATTCACGACTAGATGAAATATGGTTTGAAAATTGTCAATTATCCTTCAATTTTGAATTGGTCGCAATAATCGGGAATAAAGGAATGGGTAAAAGCGCTTTAACAGATATGCTTGCATTGTTGGGAAATACATCGTCTAAAGATTTCAGTTTTTTAAATAAACAGAAATTCAGAGACCCTAAAAATAATAAATCGCTTGATTTTGAAGCTCAAATTATCTGGGAGTCTGGTGAAGAATCCTTAGCTAGATGTTTAGCAGAGGATGTACCAGAACATGAAGTGGAGTTGGTTAAATATATACCGCAGAAGTTTTTTGAAATGATCACCAATGAAAATGCAATTGAAGAAGGCAGTAAATTCGATAAAGAATTGAAAAAAGTTATATTTTCTCACGTAGATGAACCTAATAAGCTAGGTTGTGCTTCATTGGATGAGCTTATAGAGTATAGGACGGAAGAAATCAAAGATGTTATCAATAGTATGCGATCTGAGTTGAAGGATATAAATGAGAAAATTATTAAACTGGAGTATTTAACTTCCGAGGATCATAAGCAAGATCTAGGAAAGCAACTTGAAACAAAAAAACAGGAGTTGAGTGTCCATGATAGTAGTAGACCTACAGAGATTGACAAGCCAATAGTAAGTCCATCAATAGAAGAAGCCTTTAAGGACTTGCGATCTGAAATCGAGACTCTAACCTCTAATATCACAGAAGCAAAGAGCCAGTTAAATAGGTCTGTAAAAATTTTAGCCTCAATTTCTAAAATCAAAGGTAAAATAGAGAATCTTAGGCGAATGTATGACAACTTTGTAATAGAGTCATCTGAAGAGTTCGACAAAATTGGCGTAAAGATGGAGTCAATTGCTAGATTAGATATAAATGAATCGCTAATACAACAATACGAGAGAGAATATTCTAACAAGCAATCGCAATCGGAAGAATTAATAGATAGGTTGGAAAATAATAAAAAAGTGTCTGAAGAAAAGTTGTATTCGCTCCAATCCACATTAGATGAGGCAAACCGGAGTTATCAACATTATCTCGATGAAATTACAAATTGGGATCAATTACGAGAGGTAATTATAGGTAGCCCCGATCAACATGAATCAATTGAATATTATAAAAATGCACTTAACGAATCTAGTACTACTCTTGTTGATGATTTAAGTAAAGCTAAATTGGAGCGAAATAGTAAGGTTGAAGCCATTTTCTTGGAGATAAAAAAGCTTGTAAATATCTATATTGATCTTTATAAACCAGTTCAGGATTTTATAGATAATCATGAATTAATAGATCGATATCAACTGAATTTCAATGTATCGATTATACAGCAAGGATTCATAGACGCCTTTTTATCACATATAAACCAAAGTGCAAAAGGCACTTTTCATGGGACGCAAGATGGTAGAGATAAATTAAAAGAAATTATAGATAAATATGATTTCAATAGTATCTCTAATGTTATGCAATTTATTGCCGAAATTCAAGAGAGTATTGAAATAGATAAAAGAGATTCCATAAATCGAGTCAAAATAGAATCTCAGCTAAGGAAAAGCTTCAAGAAACAAGATTTATATGAGTTTTTATATTCACTCAAATATCTTGAACCTAGGTATATACTGCAGTTAGGCGGAAAAGAGCTGCTCCAGCTATCTCCTGGTGAACGTGGTGTATTACTTCTAATTTTTTACCTATTAGTAGATAAGGATGATTGCCCACTAATTATTGATCAACCAGAGGATAATCTAGATAATCAATCTGTATATGAGCTTATAGCTCCATGCATATCGGAAGCTAGGCTAAGGCGGCAAGTATTTATAATCACACATAATCCTAATTTGGCAGTAGTCTGTGATGCAGAACAAGTTATTGCTGCATCTATCAATAAATTGGATAAAGAAAGAGTCGAATATGTATCAGGCGCAATAGAAAATCCATCTATAAATAAAAAAATTATCGATATTCTAGAGGGAACAAAACCTGCATTCAAAAAACGCGAATCTAAATACTTTTGA
- a CDS encoding DUF2121 domain-containing protein translates to MSLVVGFAGKKRAIVAGDKRSIAFFGRAEELEEELYGGEIRSREDLQRRCEELGSKVAIADGREKVWDRGGVLAGEVTEISAERERRRRIYLVPGGYLLVEVDGKRAEISKRGASTLIILGNRFTRDFAFKRLGSGRPPDEASIRALFEEAGRATASVSPDYTVLTSSSIHRDPEAALLRALREDCEEGGWELCGLA, encoded by the coding sequence ATGTCTCTGGTGGTGGGCTTTGCGGGGAAGAAGAGGGCGATCGTAGCCGGGGACAAGAGGAGCATCGCCTTCTTCGGAAGAGCCGAGGAGCTGGAGGAGGAGCTTTACGGCGGCGAGATCAGGAGCCGCGAGGATCTCCAGAGGAGATGCGAAGAGCTCGGCTCAAAGGTCGCGATCGCCGACGGCCGGGAGAAGGTCTGGGATAGAGGAGGCGTCCTGGCGGGGGAGGTGACGGAGATCTCCGCCGAGAGAGAGAGGCGGAGGAGGATCTACCTCGTCCCCGGAGGGTACCTCCTGGTGGAGGTCGACGGCAAAAGAGCCGAGATATCGAAGAGGGGGGCGTCGACGCTGATCATCCTCGGAAACAGGTTCACCCGAGATTTCGCATTCAAGCGGCTCGGATCTGGGAGGCCGCCGGACGAGGCGTCTATCAGAGCTTTATTCGAGGAGGCGGGGAGGGCCACCGCCTCCGTCAGCCCCGATTATACCGTCCTCACCTCCAGCTCGATCCATCGAGACCCTGAGGCGGCCCTCCTCCGGGCCCTGAGGGAGGACTGCGAGGAGGGAGGATGGGAGCTCTGCGGTCTTGCGTGA
- a CDS encoding tyrosine--tRNA ligase → MERLELVIRNAEEVVTLDELKALMEAKERPRGYVGYEPSGKVHMGHMLTANKLIDLQAAGFQVVVLLADLHAYLNEKGTLEEVRATADYNRDCFIALGLDPEKTEFVYGTDYQLEPEYVKNVLKMARNTTLNRARRSMDEVGRNMDNPHVSQMIYPLMQAVDIAALRVDLAVGGIDQRKIHMLAREEMPKLGLQPPVCLHTPIISGLNGGKMSSSKGNYISVDDSAEDLEKKIISAYCPAKDIEGNPVTELFKYHILPRLGAVTIRRPEKFGGDVTYDKYEALEADYLAGKMHPLDLKKSAVEHLNAILEPVREKMG, encoded by the coding sequence TTGGAGAGGCTTGAGCTGGTGATCAGGAACGCAGAGGAGGTCGTGACCCTCGACGAGCTGAAGGCGCTGATGGAGGCGAAGGAGAGGCCGAGGGGGTACGTCGGGTACGAGCCGAGCGGAAAGGTCCACATGGGCCACATGCTCACCGCAAACAAGCTGATCGACCTCCAGGCCGCCGGATTTCAGGTAGTCGTCCTCCTCGCCGACCTCCACGCCTACCTCAACGAGAAGGGGACCCTGGAAGAGGTGAGGGCGACCGCCGACTACAACCGCGACTGCTTCATAGCCCTCGGCCTCGACCCAGAAAAGACGGAGTTCGTCTACGGGACCGACTACCAGCTGGAGCCGGAGTACGTCAAGAACGTCCTGAAGATGGCGCGAAACACCACCCTCAACCGCGCCCGCCGATCGATGGACGAGGTGGGCAGGAACATGGACAACCCCCACGTCTCCCAGATGATCTACCCCCTGATGCAGGCGGTGGACATCGCGGCCCTCAGAGTCGACCTCGCCGTCGGGGGGATCGACCAGAGGAAGATCCACATGCTGGCTAGAGAAGAGATGCCCAAGCTCGGCCTGCAGCCGCCGGTCTGCCTCCACACGCCGATAATCTCCGGCCTCAACGGCGGGAAGATGTCCTCCTCGAAGGGAAACTACATCTCCGTCGACGACTCCGCCGAGGACCTGGAGAAGAAGATCATCTCCGCCTACTGCCCCGCCAAAGATATCGAAGGAAACCCCGTCACCGAGCTCTTCAAGTACCACATCCTCCCCCGCCTGGGGGCGGTCACCATAAGGCGGCCCGAGAAGTTCGGCGGCGACGTGACGTACGATAAGTACGAGGCGCTGGAGGCGGACTACCTCGCCGGGAAGATGCACCCCCTGGACCTCAAGAAGAGCGCCGTGGAGCATCTGAACGCGATTTTGGAGCCGGTGAGG
- a CDS encoding ABC transporter substrate-binding protein, with product MAIFSAMVPAFGYEVVVPGDGDGDLIVSDGELEAAQAALAAGEITDEELAEIEHIHENYPRTVVDTEGREVVFYKPVERIITREPDTCRIVIALGEGEKVVASEQAVKSCLCPTTFETFEEGCLECYSSILGGRLADLPETSTRYDIYYELIASLNPDVIITSGATNVPDFESKIGCPVVVAGGDGWNYTRDDGLYGMIEVIGDVLEREDEAEELIGFVESKIEMVRSVSDGIPEDEKPLVYFAPRGAKLGFYDPKEGRDFTRTFTSYDPLDIAGGRNVAEGAEGYEINVAVEQIIAWNPDYIFVACSTPEDAEVIDWIKSSPDLQSIAAVQNGNVYNCFYPHCRGRPADRSLINMIYLAKVLHPEKFQDVDLEAEGNEIFKAFLGVDGVFTEYADYLVWPREELKTE from the coding sequence ATGGCGATCTTCTCCGCGATGGTGCCGGCCTTCGGCTATGAGGTGGTGGTCCCAGGGGACGGGGACGGCGACCTGATCGTCTCGGACGGGGAGCTGGAGGCGGCCCAGGCCGCCCTCGCCGCCGGCGAGATCACCGACGAAGAGCTGGCGGAGATCGAGCACATCCACGAGAACTATCCGAGGACCGTCGTCGACACCGAGGGCCGGGAGGTCGTCTTCTACAAGCCCGTCGAGCGGATCATCACCCGGGAGCCCGACACCTGCCGTATAGTCATAGCCCTGGGAGAAGGCGAGAAGGTCGTCGCCTCGGAGCAGGCGGTGAAGTCCTGCCTCTGCCCCACCACCTTCGAGACCTTCGAAGAGGGGTGCCTTGAATGCTACAGTTCCATCCTCGGCGGAAGGCTCGCAGACCTCCCCGAGACGAGCACCCGCTACGACATCTACTACGAGCTGATCGCCTCCCTCAACCCCGACGTCATCATCACCTCGGGCGCCACCAACGTTCCGGACTTCGAGAGCAAAATCGGCTGTCCCGTGGTGGTCGCCGGAGGGGACGGCTGGAACTACACCCGGGATGACGGCCTCTACGGCATGATCGAGGTGATAGGCGACGTCCTGGAGAGGGAGGACGAGGCGGAGGAGCTGATCGGCTTCGTCGAGTCCAAGATCGAGATGGTAAGATCTGTCTCCGACGGCATCCCCGAGGACGAGAAGCCGCTGGTATACTTCGCCCCCCGGGGCGCGAAGCTCGGCTTCTACGACCCGAAAGAGGGGCGGGACTTCACCAGGACCTTCACATCCTATGACCCCCTGGATATCGCCGGCGGAAGGAACGTCGCCGAGGGGGCCGAAGGCTACGAGATAAACGTCGCCGTCGAGCAGATCATCGCCTGGAACCCCGACTACATCTTCGTCGCCTGCAGCACCCCAGAGGACGCCGAGGTGATCGACTGGATCAAGAGCTCACCAGACCTGCAGTCGATAGCCGCGGTCCAGAACGGGAACGTCTACAACTGCTTCTACCCCCACTGCCGGGGAAGGCCCGCCGATAGAAGCCTCATCAACATGATCTACCTGGCGAAGGTCCTCCACCCCGAGAAGTTCCAGGATGTGGACCTGGAGGCTGAGGGGAACGAGATCTTCAAGGCCTTCCTGGGGGTCGACGGCGTCTTCACCGAGTACGCCGACTACCTGGTCTGGCCGAGGGAGGAGCTGAAGACCGAGTAG
- a CDS encoding PUA domain-containing protein, giving the protein MLKRARMIADLQFGRGCGRALFGEDTTFMLSNTGRLRHLHRDGERIATVRARDGLLTLSALGAKLLYDFLPPPRQRVVIRRDVAPYVAKGGTAFAKHVVSVDPEVRAGEEVLVVDEDGRLIATGRAVLAPEEMMAIRRGPAVLVRSGQDED; this is encoded by the coding sequence ATGCTAAAAAGGGCGAGGATGATAGCCGACCTCCAGTTCGGCCGCGGCTGCGGGCGGGCCCTCTTCGGGGAAGATACCACCTTCATGCTCTCGAATACCGGAAGGTTGCGGCACCTTCATCGGGACGGAGAGAGGATAGCGACGGTGAGGGCGAGAGACGGCCTTCTCACCTTGAGCGCCCTGGGCGCAAAGCTCCTCTACGACTTTCTTCCTCCCCCCCGGCAGAGGGTCGTGATCAGAAGGGATGTGGCCCCCTACGTGGCGAAGGGGGGGACCGCCTTCGCAAAGCACGTCGTCAGCGTCGACCCCGAGGTGAGGGCCGGAGAGGAGGTCCTGGTCGTAGACGAGGACGGAAGGCTCATCGCCACCGGGAGGGCGGTCCTCGCGCCGGAGGAGATGATGGCAATCCGCCGGGGCCCTGCCGTCCTCGTGAGGTCCGGCCAGGATGAGGACTGA
- a CDS encoding cysteine desulfurase family protein codes for MKRIYMDHAATTPMAPEVIEAMNAAFVEIFGNASSLHQPGLAARAALEEARERVARLIGAEAGEVYFTSGGTESDNLAIRGAALANRDRGRHIITTSIEHPAVLEPCRKLEEEEEGFEVTHLPVNREGLVEVEALEAAIREDTILISIMHANNEIGTIQPIAEAAELASDRGIVFHTDAVQTVGKIPAKVDDLGVDLLSISSHKLHGPKGVGALYIRKKTPIEPIVFGGGHERGMRSGTENVPGIVGLAAASELAGRNLEGEMVRISGMRDRLADYVLERVEETWVNGSRTKRLPNNLNLGFSYIEGEALLLRLDAKGIAVSTGSACSSKKTVASHVLTAIGLRPQEAHGSLRITLGRENTDEEVDRVGEAIVSVAESLRAMSPFRKA; via the coding sequence ATGAAGAGGATCTACATGGACCACGCCGCCACCACCCCGATGGCCCCGGAGGTGATCGAGGCGATGAATGCCGCCTTCGTCGAGATCTTCGGCAACGCCTCCAGCCTCCACCAGCCGGGGCTAGCAGCCCGGGCCGCCCTGGAGGAGGCCCGAGAGCGGGTGGCGCGGCTCATCGGAGCCGAGGCGGGAGAGGTCTACTTCACCAGCGGCGGGACCGAGTCGGACAACCTGGCGATAAGGGGCGCCGCCCTGGCGAACCGAGACCGAGGAAGACACATCATCACCACCTCCATCGAGCACCCCGCAGTCCTCGAGCCCTGCAGGAAGCTGGAGGAGGAGGAGGAGGGGTTCGAAGTGACTCATCTCCCGGTGAACCGGGAGGGTCTGGTGGAGGTCGAGGCCCTGGAGGCGGCGATCCGGGAGGATACGATCCTCATCTCCATCATGCACGCAAATAACGAGATCGGGACGATCCAGCCGATCGCCGAGGCGGCGGAGCTGGCTTCCGATCGAGGGATCGTCTTTCACACCGACGCCGTCCAGACCGTCGGCAAGATCCCGGCGAAGGTCGACGACCTGGGGGTGGACCTCCTCTCGATCTCATCCCACAAGCTCCACGGCCCCAAGGGGGTCGGCGCCCTCTACATCCGGAAAAAAACGCCGATCGAGCCGATCGTCTTCGGCGGCGGCCACGAGCGGGGGATGAGGTCAGGGACCGAGAACGTCCCCGGGATCGTCGGCCTCGCCGCGGCCTCGGAGCTGGCCGGGAGGAACCTGGAGGGGGAGATGGTGAGGATCAGCGGGATGAGGGACAGGCTTGCTGACTACGTCCTGGAGCGGGTCGAAGAGACCTGGGTCAACGGCTCTCGGACGAAGAGGCTCCCAAATAACCTCAACCTCGGCTTCTCTTACATCGAGGGGGAGGCTCTGCTGCTGCGGCTAGACGCGAAAGGCATCGCCGTCTCCACCGGCTCCGCCTGCTCCTCGAAGAAGACGGTGGCAAGCCACGTCCTCACCGCCATCGGCCTGCGGCCCCAGGAGGCCCACGGGTCCCTGCGGATCACCCTGGGGCGGGAGAACACCGACGAGGAGGTCGACCGCGTCGGAGAGGCGATCGTCTCCGTGGCCGAGAGCCTCCGGGCGATGTCGCCCTTCAGAAAAGCTTGA
- a CDS encoding bifunctional 5,10-methylenetetrahydrofolate dehydrogenase/5,10-methenyltetrahydrofolate cyclohydrolase codes for MIIDGKALASEVEAETKVRVDELAALGGRPGLATIIVGDNPASAMYVRIKHSACDRVGIRSENVNLPEGAGIDEILETIRGLNEREDVSGILLQLPLPRELDPARAMAAIDPAKDVDGFHPMNMGSLLAGAEGLVPCTPKGIIWALERLGVDLEGKEAVIVGHSNVVGKPLAAMMLNRNATVSVCHVFTKDLASHTRKAEVLVVAAGVPGLIRGDMVRPGAYVFDVGINRVGGRTVGDVQFDEVIGVAAAVTPVPGGVGPLTVSILMSQTAKAAEMKMKMKEG; via the coding sequence ATGATCATCGACGGCAAGGCCCTCGCCTCCGAGGTGGAAGCCGAGACGAAAGTGAGGGTCGATGAACTCGCAGCCCTGGGCGGAAGGCCGGGGCTTGCGACGATCATCGTCGGCGATAACCCCGCCTCCGCGATGTACGTCAGGATCAAGCACTCCGCCTGCGATCGGGTCGGGATAAGGTCCGAGAATGTGAACCTCCCGGAGGGCGCGGGGATCGATGAGATCTTGGAGACGATCCGGGGCCTCAACGAGAGGGAGGACGTCAGCGGCATCCTCCTCCAGCTCCCCCTACCCCGGGAGCTCGACCCGGCGCGGGCGATGGCGGCCATCGACCCCGCAAAGGACGTCGACGGCTTCCACCCAATGAACATGGGCTCCCTCCTCGCCGGGGCCGAGGGGCTAGTTCCATGTACGCCGAAGGGGATCATCTGGGCCCTGGAGAGGCTTGGGGTCGACTTAGAGGGGAAGGAGGCGGTGATCGTCGGCCACAGCAACGTCGTCGGAAAGCCCCTGGCGGCGATGATGCTCAACAGAAACGCCACCGTCTCCGTCTGCCACGTCTTCACCAAAGACCTCGCATCCCACACCCGGAAAGCCGAGGTCCTGGTGGTGGCGGCGGGGGTCCCGGGCCTCATCCGGGGGGATATGGTCCGGCCGGGGGCTTACGTCTTCGATGTGGGCATAAACAGGGTCGGTGGCCGGACCGTCGGGGACGTCCAGTTCGACGAGGTGATCGGGGTGGCTGCGGCCGTCACCCCCGTCCCCGGGGGGGTCGGACCCCTCACCGTCTCGATTTTGATGAGCCAGACGGCGAAGGCGGCCGAGATGAAGATGAAGATGAAGGAAGGGTGA
- a CDS encoding serine hydroxymethyltransferase yields MNFLDDVDPEIASAIRDELERQRNGLELIAAENFTSPAVMEAYNNVMTNKYAEGYPGKRYYGGCTFVDVAENLARDRCRALFGAEHVNVQPHSGSQANMAVYLALLKPGDTVMGMALDHGGHLSHGSPVNFSGKIYNVVHYGVNRETEMLDYGEMLDIAKECSPKMIVTGASAYPRTIDFAALREVADEVGAYLMADIAHIAGLVAAGVHPSPIPHADVVTTTTHKTLRGPRGGVVMCRQEIAPAIDRAVFPGVQGGPLMHVIAAKAVAFKEALAPEFKVYQEQIVRNAAVIARTLLERDFELVSGGTDNHLMLVKLLKMPYSGKDAEAALERGGITLNKNTIPFDPTSPFITSGIRIGTPAVTTRGMKEPEMVQIAEMIASVLRNIGDEKVIARVKDEVAELCLKFPLYPELG; encoded by the coding sequence TTGAACTTCCTCGATGATGTGGACCCCGAGATCGCCTCCGCCATAAGAGATGAGCTGGAGCGACAGAGAAACGGCCTGGAGCTGATCGCCGCCGAGAACTTCACCAGCCCCGCGGTGATGGAGGCCTACAACAACGTGATGACGAATAAATACGCCGAGGGCTATCCTGGCAAACGGTACTACGGCGGCTGCACCTTCGTCGACGTCGCCGAGAACCTGGCGAGGGACCGGTGCCGGGCCCTCTTCGGCGCCGAGCACGTCAACGTCCAGCCCCACAGCGGCTCCCAGGCGAACATGGCCGTCTACCTCGCCCTCCTCAAGCCCGGCGACACCGTCATGGGGATGGCCCTCGACCACGGCGGCCACCTCTCCCACGGAAGCCCCGTCAACTTCTCCGGCAAGATCTACAACGTCGTCCACTACGGCGTCAATAGAGAGACCGAGATGCTCGACTACGGCGAGATGCTGGATATAGCAAAAGAATGCTCCCCGAAGATGATCGTCACCGGCGCCTCCGCATACCCGCGGACCATCGACTTTGCTGCCCTCCGGGAGGTGGCCGACGAGGTGGGAGCCTACCTGATGGCGGACATCGCCCACATCGCAGGTCTCGTCGCCGCCGGGGTCCACCCCTCGCCGATACCCCACGCCGACGTCGTCACCACCACCACCCACAAGACCCTCCGGGGCCCGAGGGGCGGCGTGGTCATGTGCAGGCAGGAGATCGCCCCCGCCATCGACAGGGCGGTCTTCCCCGGGGTCCAGGGCGGCCCCCTGATGCACGTCATCGCCGCGAAGGCCGTCGCCTTCAAGGAGGCCCTGGCCCCCGAGTTCAAGGTCTACCAGGAGCAGATCGTGAGGAACGCCGCCGTCATCGCCAGGACCCTCCTTGAGAGGGACTTCGAGCTCGTCAGCGGCGGGACCGACAACCACCTGATGCTGGTCAAGCTCCTGAAGATGCCCTACTCCGGAAAAGATGCCGAAGCGGCCCTGGAGCGGGGGGGGATCACCCTCAACAAGAACACCATCCCCTTCGATCCGACCTCGCCCTTCATCACCAGCGGTATCAGGATCGGGACCCCAGCCGTCACCACCCGGGGGATGAAGGAGCCGGAGATGGTCCAGATCGCTGAGATGATCGCCTCCGTCCTCCGGAACATAGGCGACGAGAAGGTCATAGCCAGGGTGAAAGACGAGGTGGCTGAGCTTTGTCTGAAGTTCCCCCTATATCCGGAACTGGGATGA